DNA from Streptomyces sp. Edi4:
ATCCCGCCGCACGAGCGCATCATCACCATCGAGGACTCCGCCGAGCTCCAGCTCCAGCAGGCCCATGTGATCCGCCTGGAATCCCGGCCCCCGAACGTCGAGGGCAAGGGCCACATCTCCATCCGCGACCTCGTCCGCAACTCGCTGCGCATGCGCCCCGACCGCATCGTGGTCGGCGAGGTCCGCGGCGGCGAATCACTCGACATGCTCCAGGCCATGTCCACCGGTCACGACGGCTCGCTCGCCACCGTCCACGCCAACAGCGCCGAGGACGCCCTGATGCGCCTCCAGACACTGGCCTCGATGTCGGAGGTCGAGGTCCCCTTCGAGGCCCTGCACGACCAGATCAACTCGGCCGTCGACGTCATCGTCCAGCTCACCCGGCACGCCGACGGCGCCCGCAAGATCACCGAGATCGCCCTCCTCGAATCGCACGGCCGCGACCCGTACCGCATCACCACCGTCTGCCGCTTCGACGCCCAGCCCATGGCCGCCGACGGCGTCATCCACGGCCGCTTCCGGTACTTCCCGCTGCCCCGCCGCGTCGCCGACCGCCTCTACCTCGCCAACCAGCCCGTCCCCCAGGCGTACGGAGTCGCCGCCGACGCCGAACAGCTCGCCGTCCGCCACGCCACCTGACCGCGCCCCCACTTCGCCGATCGAGCCGCCCGCCCACCCCGACCGACAGGGAACGCGCAGATGAACCTCTCCTTCCTCACGCTCGGCGTCACCATCCTCGCCGGGGTGCTGGCGGTCCTGGGGCTGCGCTCCTACGGGGCGGGCCGCGCCCAGCGCCACGCCCTCATCGACCGGCTCAGCAACCCGGGCGCCCCGGCGGCGACCGGGCGCCACCGCCCGTTCCAAGGCGTGGACCGCCGGCTGCGCGGCACGAAGCTCGGCGGCCGCATCGACCGGAAGCTGGCCGCGACCGGCCTCGACGTGACCCCTGGCGAATTCTTCGTGTACATGTTGGCGGGGGTGGCCGCGCTGTGGCTGATCGCCGCGTCCGTCCTCGCGTCCTTCTTCGGCCCGCTCGCGGGCCTCGCCGCGCTCTGGGGCGCCAACTCCTTCCTCAACTGGCAGCGCCAGAAACGCATCGAGCGCTTCATCAACCAGTTGCCCGAGCTCTCCCGCATCCTGGCCAACGCCACCCAGGCAGGCCTTGCGCTGCGCACCGCCATCGCCATGGCGGCCGAGGAGATGGAGGCGCCGGCGGGCGAGGAGCTGGGCCGGGTCACCGACCGGCTCGCCGTCGGGGAGTCCCTGGACGACGCCCTCGGCGAGATCGCGGACCGGCTGCCCTCGCGCGAACTGGTCGTCCTGGTCACGACGTTGGTGCTCGCCAACCGCGCGGGCGGCACCGTCGTCAGCTCGCTGCGCAACCTCACCACCACCCTGGAGGAGCGCAAGGAGACCCGGCGGGAGGTACGCACCACGCTGGCCCAGGTGACGGTCACCGCGTACGCCGTACCCGGCTTCGGCATGGCCGCGCTGCTCATGCTGAACGCGGTGATGCCGGGCGCGCTCGACCGGATGACGGGCGCCTTCCTCGGCCAGGTGGCGGTCCTGGTCTCGATCGCCCTGTACGCCCTCGGATTCTTCGTGGTCCGCCGCCTGTCCCGCATCGACGTATGAGCCCGCACGATCCGCGATCCGCCACACGGAGATCCGCCACACGGAGATCCGCCACACAGAGATCCGCCACACAGAGGGGAGTGAGCGACCCATGGGACTGCTCTTCGCGGCCCTGATGGGCCTGAGCGTGTACGGGATGTTCCACGGCATCCGCGTGTACCGGGCCGAGGTGAAGCTTCCGAGCGACCTCTCGGTGGCCCTTAAGGTCGGTGCGACCCGCACCACGGCCGTCGGCTCGGCCGTCGACCGCCTCGGCATGCGCTGGGCGCCGGCCGTGCTGCGGATGATGGGCCCCGAGCGGGTCGCGCGCAAGCGCCGCCGGATCGACCTCGCGGGCAACCCCGGCGGCCTGACCCTTGACCGGTACGCGGCCCGGCGGGCGGTGTACGGAGCGCTCGGTACGGCCGCCGCGCTGATCATGCTGCTCGAAGGGCACTGGATCATCGCCGTGCTGATGGTGGCCTTCGCCCTGTTCTGGGTGGAGGCGGGCATCTGGTCGGCGGTCCGGGTGCGCCGCGACCACATCGAGCGCACCCTGCCCGACTTCCTGGACGTACTCGCCGTCGTGGTCAGCGCCGGCCTCGGCTTCCGCCAGGCCCTCGACCGCGTCGCCGACAAGTACGAGGGGCCCTGGGCGGACGAACTGCGCATCACCCTGCGCCAGATGGACATGGGCGTCAGCCGCCGCCAGGCCTTCGAGGAGCTGCGCAAGCGCAACGACTCCGAGCAGGTCGCGATGTTCGTGACCGCGCTCCAGCAGGGCGAGGAACTGGGCGCGCCCATCGTCGAGACGCTGATAGCGATCGCCGCCGACATGCGCCGCACCGACGCGCAGAACGCCCGCCGCAAGGCGGCCCGCGCCGTCCCCAAGGCGACCTTCGCCGTGACGACGTTCCTGCTGCCCGGCACCCTGATCCTGCTCAGTGTGGGCTTCGTGTACGGCGCGAACCTGGACTTCGGGGGCTTCTTCGGAGGACCCAAGTGACCCTTCAACTCGCTGTCCCGGCAAGGAGGCTGAGCATGGCGAGTCCGCGCGCGACGGCTCCGGCCGTGCCGCCCCCCACCCTCGCCCTCCAGATCAACGCGCTCCAGGCGATGTGCCGCCAGGTGTTCGGCTTCCGCCTGGCGATGATCGCCATCGGCGCCCCCTTCGCGCTGGCCGGCACCGCCAAGGGGGCGCCCGGGGTGCTGGTCGGCTCGGCGGTCCTCGTCACCTTCATGGGCTCGTACGTCCTGTTCCGAGACTGGGAGCGCTTTGGTCCGCTGCTCCTCCACCACCCGTGGCTGCTCGCCGTGGACGCTGTGTTCGGCGCGCTGCTCCTGATCACCGCGACCCCCGAGTCCCCCCTCGGGTACGTCACCATCTGCACGCCTCTGCTGGCCGGGCTGGTCTACGGCTGGCGCGGCGCGGGACTCTTCGCGGGCCTCCAGGTGGCCATCTTGGCGCTGGTGTACGCGACGGGTCCTGGCCGTCAACTCGCGGACACCTCAGCGCTGTTGCTGCCGGGGTTCTGCGTGATCGCGGGGGCGGTCGGCGTGACGATCCGCAACCTTCTGCTGCGTTTCGGCGCCGCGAGCCAGGCCCTCACGGAGACCCGGGCCCGCCTCGCCGTGCACGACGCGGTGGAGGAGGAACGGGCGCGGCTCGCCCGCGATCTGCACGACTCGGTGGCCAAGACCCTGCACGGACTGGCGCTGGCCGCCGACGGACTTGCCGCCTCGGCCGACCGCTCGGATCCGCGTACGATCCGCCGGCAGGCGGAACTGGTGGCGCGGGCCGCGCGCAGGGCGGCCGCGGAATCTCGCGAGCTTCTGGGCGACTTGCGGCGCGCGCCCGGCGACGTGGACATCCTGGCCGAATTGGCCTCGGCCGTCACGGACTTCACCCGCCGAACGGGAGTGCGAGCACGGTGGGCGGCGCACGGTGGCGGCCCGGCTCCGATGGTCCCGGCGACGGTGGCCCATCAGCTCCTGGCGATCGCGAACGAGGCGATGGACAACGCACACCGGCATGCGGACCCCAGCGAGCTGGTGGTGGAGGCGGGCGTGTCGGACGCGCCGGGCCTCGAAGGCGCCGTGCTGCGCCTGAGCGTCAAGGACAACGGCAGGGGCCTGCCGCCGGGCACCACCCTGGACGCCTTGAAACGCACGGGGCACTTCGGTCTGGTGGGCATGGTGGAGCGGGCGGCGGCGATGGGTGCGCGCATCAGGGTGGGCCGGGGCGGCGCGGAGTCGGGAACGGAGGTGCGGGTAGAACTCCCGTTGCCCCCGAGGGCTTCACGGGAGAACCCGCACGCGTAGCGGTAGGCGGGTTGAACCGGAACGGACTGCCCCGGAGCGGGCTGAACCGGAACGGGCTGAACCGGAACGGGCTGAACCGGAGCGGGCTGAACCGGAGCGGACCGAACGGGAAGGGAGGCGCCATGCAGGACGACATCGCGTACCGCACGGGTCGGCGGGGAGCGGGTCAGGGCCGGGCGCGGGAGCCGGGCGCCCGCAGCGCGGCGCGGCCGCTGCGGATCGTCGTCGCGGACGACAATCCCGTCGTGCGGGCGGGGCTGGCCGCGCTGCTGCACGGGCGCCACGACATCGAGGTGGCCGCGGAGGCCGCCGACGGCCGTGAGGCGTACGAGGCCGCGGTGCGGCACCGTCCGGACGTGATCCTGCTCGATGTGCGCATGCCCGGCACCGACGGCCTGACCGCGCTCCCGCACCTGGTGCGGCTGGCTCCCGTCCTGATGCTGACGTACAGCCGGGAGAGCGAGATCGTCCGGGCGGCGCTGCGGCTCGGCGCCGGGGGATATCTGGTCCATGGCGAGTTCACGGCGGACGAACTGGCCGCGTCGGTACGGGGGATGAGAGAGGGCAGGGCCGCCTTCACCGCCACGGCCGCGAACGCGCTCCTCGCCCACCTGCGCGAACAGCCGGACCCGGAGTCCGTAACCGCCATTTCCGCTCCATCCCTTTCGCAACTGCAATCGGTTGTGGCACAGTCTTCAACTGCACGACGGGCGACGGGCGTGCGCAACAGGGAAGCGTTCAGGCTGAGTTCGCGGGAGGCCGAGGTGATGGACTTGATCGCGGCGGGCATGAGCAATCAGCAAATCGCGGCCGCGTGCTTCATCAGTGAGAAGACGGTCAAGAACCACATCAACCGCATCTTCGCCAAGCTGCACAGCGCCACGCGCGGCGAGGCGATCGCGTGCTGGCTGGGGGTGTCGGGTGGGTAAGCACCGCACCTGGGCCCGGATCTGGGCCCCAGGGCCCTCGGCGCCCTCCGAGGCCCCGTCGTACGTTCCCGAGGACGTACGACGTGACGCCGCAACCGGAGGAGAGCCGCGACATGCCGCAGGACACGCTGCTGAAGACCGCCGTCGCCGCGCAGCTGCGGGTGCGCGACTGGAGGGACACGGCCATCGCCAGGACCCGCTCCCGGCACGCCTGCGGCGAGCGGGACCGGGGGCAGACGTCGTTCGAGTATCTGGGGATCATTCTGGTGGTGGTGGCGATCATCGGGGGGATCATGGCGACCGGGATCGGGACGTCCATCACCAACAAGATCAAAGAGCAGATCGACAAGATCAAGGCCGGTGGCTGATCCCGGATCTGAGCCAGGACCGAGGGCAGGCCTTCCCCATCTACATCGTGATGGTGGCGGGTCTGCTCTTTCTCGCGTTCGCGTTCTTCGCGGTGGGCCAGGCGTCAGCCACGCGCAACGGTGCTCAGGGCGCCGCCGACGCGGCGGCTCTCGCGGCGGCCCAGCGTGCGCGTCAAGAGCTGGGTCCGAGGGTTCTGGCTGCGCTCATGGCGCCCGGTGGCCCCGCCGACATCTTCAACGACGGCGCTGTCACCGCTGACGCGCATGACGAGGCCATCGTGTTCGCCGCCAGGAACCATGCGGACCTGTCGGCGTTCGCCTCTCGCCCCGACGGTGCCGGGCGCTTTGCTTTCACCGTGAGCACCAGAACCCAGTACACCGTGGGGAGATCCGTGATCCCGGGCACCGAGGACGAGCACGGGACCGCCAGCGCGACGGCCGTGATCGAGCTGCGATGCAGCCTCCCGCCCGGTGGCGGGACCGGCGGTGGTTCCGACAGCGGGCCCGCGCCGTCGCCCACGACCACGCCGACTCCCGCGCCGTCTCCCACTTCGGCTCCCGTCACGATCACCTGTGGCGGCCAGGACATGCCCGCCGATCCCATGCCTGATCCGGAAAAGATCTTCACCGTGAAACTGGTCGACTGACAGCACGCGACGAGCAGAGGAAAGGCACCGATGAGCGTTGGGCATGCGGGCAGAGCCCGTAGGAGGGCGGTGGCAGCGGCGCTGGCGGTTGCGCTGGCGTTGGCTGTCGGTGGGTGCGGCGGCGACAGCAAGGATGGCAAGCCGGGCGCGACCGATGGCGGCAACCAGTCGAAGTCGGCCTCTTCGGAGAGTCGGCAACCGGCGCCGTTGCCGCAGCCCGAGTCCACGGCCAAGCTCGCGGAGGCCACGGGCGGGGGCGGAATCGTCCTCACCATCAACAGCGTGACGCGCGACCCGGGCGGTTTCGTCACCGTGTCGGGTCAGCTGAAGAACCCAGGTTCGCAGAACTTCGTCGACACCTCCGGCTGGGTCGGCACGGAGAAGGACGTGCTGGCCAGCGGGGACTCCGTGGCGGGGGCGACACTGATCGACAAGGTCGGCAAGAAGCGCTATTACGTACTGCGCGACACGGGCGGCAAGTGCCTCTGCACGATGGGCATCGTAGGGGTCAAGGCGGGCCAGACCGTGCCGGTCTTCGCCCAGTTCCCCGCCCCCCCCAACGACACCAAGCAGGTCGACTTCCAACTCCCCACCTTCCCCACCATGACCGTTCCGGTCTCCGGGTGACCACGCCATGACCAGAACCCGGCACGCAGCCGTAGCGTTCGCCGCCGCGCTCGTCCTGACCGTCGGCGCCGGCGCCGCGTACGCCGACGACACGCCCAGCAGCCCCCCGCTGCCCGGCACCGAGGCGACGAGCGATCCCTCGATGAAGGTCGACGCGACCTCGCCGAACCTGAAGCTCCCCGAGGGCGGCACGCTCGCCGCACCCAAGGTGCTGGACATCAAGTCGATCGTCGAGGACCAGGGCGGTGAGGAGCGCCGCTCGGACACCAACACGAGCGTGACGTTCGCGCTCCAGGCGGAGGTGCTGTTCGCGATGGACAGCGCGGCCCTGTCGTCCGACAGCAACGACCGCATCCAGGGCATCGCCGAGGAGATCAAGAAGCAGAAGGCGACCAGCGTGCGGGTCTTCGGCTTCACGGACAACCTCGGCACGCACGAACACGGCGTGATCCTCTCGAAGGAACGCGCGGACGCCGTGCAGAAGGCGCTCTCCCTCTCCCTC
Protein-coding regions in this window:
- a CDS encoding type II secretion system F family protein, which codes for MNLSFLTLGVTILAGVLAVLGLRSYGAGRAQRHALIDRLSNPGAPAATGRHRPFQGVDRRLRGTKLGGRIDRKLAATGLDVTPGEFFVYMLAGVAALWLIAASVLASFFGPLAGLAALWGANSFLNWQRQKRIERFINQLPELSRILANATQAGLALRTAIAMAAEEMEAPAGEELGRVTDRLAVGESLDDALGEIADRLPSRELVVLVTTLVLANRAGGTVVSSLRNLTTTLEERKETRREVRTTLAQVTVTAYAVPGFGMAALLMLNAVMPGALDRMTGAFLGQVAVLVSIALYALGFFVVRRLSRIDV
- a CDS encoding OmpA family protein, producing MTRTRHAAVAFAAALVLTVGAGAAYADDTPSSPPLPGTEATSDPSMKVDATSPNLKLPEGGTLAAPKVLDIKSIVEDQGGEERRSDTNTSVTFALQAEVLFAMDSAALSSDSNDRIQGIAEEIKKQKATSVRVFGFTDNLGTHEHGVILSKERADAVQKALSLSLGPDVTFEIRGYAEQYPISDNSTEDGRKKNRRVEVSFTRSGS
- a CDS encoding response regulator transcription factor, whose translation is MQDDIAYRTGRRGAGQGRAREPGARSAARPLRIVVADDNPVVRAGLAALLHGRHDIEVAAEAADGREAYEAAVRHRPDVILLDVRMPGTDGLTALPHLVRLAPVLMLTYSRESEIVRAALRLGAGGYLVHGEFTADELAASVRGMREGRAAFTATAANALLAHLREQPDPESVTAISAPSLSQLQSVVAQSSTARRATGVRNREAFRLSSREAEVMDLIAAGMSNQQIAAACFISEKTVKNHINRIFAKLHSATRGEAIACWLGVSGG
- a CDS encoding histidine kinase, with the translated sequence MASPRATAPAVPPPTLALQINALQAMCRQVFGFRLAMIAIGAPFALAGTAKGAPGVLVGSAVLVTFMGSYVLFRDWERFGPLLLHHPWLLAVDAVFGALLLITATPESPLGYVTICTPLLAGLVYGWRGAGLFAGLQVAILALVYATGPGRQLADTSALLLPGFCVIAGAVGVTIRNLLLRFGAASQALTETRARLAVHDAVEEERARLARDLHDSVAKTLHGLALAADGLAASADRSDPRTIRRQAELVARAARRAAAESRELLGDLRRAPGDVDILAELASAVTDFTRRTGVRARWAAHGGGPAPMVPATVAHQLLAIANEAMDNAHRHADPSELVVEAGVSDAPGLEGAVLRLSVKDNGRGLPPGTTLDALKRTGHFGLVGMVERAAAMGARIRVGRGGAESGTEVRVELPLPPRASRENPHA
- a CDS encoding pilus assembly protein TadG-related protein, which gives rise to MSQDRGQAFPIYIVMVAGLLFLAFAFFAVGQASATRNGAQGAADAAALAAAQRARQELGPRVLAALMAPGGPADIFNDGAVTADAHDEAIVFAARNHADLSAFASRPDGAGRFAFTVSTRTQYTVGRSVIPGTEDEHGTASATAVIELRCSLPPGGGTGGGSDSGPAPSPTTTPTPAPSPTSAPVTITCGGQDMPADPMPDPEKIFTVKLVD
- a CDS encoding DUF5936 domain-containing protein codes for the protein MGLLFAALMGLSVYGMFHGIRVYRAEVKLPSDLSVALKVGATRTTAVGSAVDRLGMRWAPAVLRMMGPERVARKRRRIDLAGNPGGLTLDRYAARRAVYGALGTAAALIMLLEGHWIIAVLMVAFALFWVEAGIWSAVRVRRDHIERTLPDFLDVLAVVVSAGLGFRQALDRVADKYEGPWADELRITLRQMDMGVSRRQAFEELRKRNDSEQVAMFVTALQQGEELGAPIVETLIAIAADMRRTDAQNARRKAARAVPKATFAVTTFLLPGTLILLSVGFVYGANLDFGGFFGGPK